GGACGCGGCGACGAGACCGAGCCGGTCCGATGTGACCGCGGGAAAGGACGCCTCGCTAGTCGCAACCAGCTTGCCGCGCTGAAGCTTGAATCCGGGGCCGCTGCCCTTCCAACCGATCGCGCACTGCTCGTCCTGGACCTCATAACCGCCGCCCTTGAGGGCGCCGACCATAAAGGCATAGAAGCCCGGACGCTCGTCCGGTAGTCGGAATGCCAGCCGAATCCCGAAATTGGGCGGGCGCCCGCTGGATCGCCGCCGTACCTCGCCGAGCCCGCCCCGCTGATTCAGTGCACGGTCGAGCGAGCCGTTCAAGGCATCGGCGACCAGATGAAGGGCATCGAGAAAATTGCTCTTACCGGACCCGTTCGGTCCGAGCAGATAGGTCAAGGGGCCGAGCCGCACGTCGCAGGCCGCGATGCTCTTGTAATTGCGCAGCACGACCCGGGTAAGGAAGACGGACGACGGCATGGGGGGCGGCCCTTGAGCTACTTGCGCCTGACGTACGCCTTAAGCCGCGCCCGGTGCTTGATCTGCCGCTCGGTCAGGTTATTCTTGATACCCTTGAAGGGGTTGGTGCCGCTCTTGAACTCGATGCGCAACGGGGTGCCGGAGAGGCCCAGGTCCTTGCGGAAGCGGTTGATTAGATAGCGCCGGTAGGTGTCGGGTACGTTCTCGGTCTGGTTGCCATGGATGATGATGAGCGGCGGGTTGCGCCCGCCCTGGTGCGCATAGCGCAGCTTGATGCGCCGGCCGTGCACCAGCGGCGGCTGGTGCTCCTGGACCGCGGCCTCCAGCAGGCGGGTCATCTCGGGGGTGGGGATGTCGCGCATGGCGTTGGCGTAGGCGCGGTCGACCTCATCGAGCAGCAGCCCCACGCCGCTGCCGTGCAGGGCGGAGATGCGATGCTGGGCGGCGAAGTCGAGAAAGCCGAGCTTGCGCTCGATTTGGGTGTGGACCTGGGTGCGGGCATCGGTGTCCAGCCCGTCCCACTTGTTGATGGCGACCACCAGCGCGCGTCCGCTGTCGATGATGTGACCGGCGAGTGTGGCGTCCTGCTCGCCGACACCTTCGTGGGCGTCCAGCACCATGATGATGACGTTGCACGCCTCGATCGCCTGGAGTGTCTTGATGATGCTGAACTTCTCGATCACGTCCGTGACCTTGCCGCGGCGCCGCACGCCGGCGGTATCGATCAGCGTATAGCGGCGCCCGCGGTATTCGACCGGGATGAAGATACTGTCGCGGGTGGTGCCGGGCAGATCGCAGGTCACCAGCCGCTCCTCACCCAGGAGTCGGTTGATGAGGGTGGACTTGCCGGCATTGGGGCGCCCGACCACGGCGACCTTGATGCCCTCGTCCGCGCCGGTGGGCTCGGCGTCGGGGTCCGGGACGACCTGCGCGGCGCGGAACGCCAGTTCCTCCAGCAGCCCTTCCATGAGGGTGCGCACGCCGCGCCCCTGGCTGGCGGAGATGGGTACGGGGTCGCCGAGGCCCAGGGCGTGGAACTCGGCGGCGACCAGTTCGCGTTCCGCGTGGTCGGCCTTGTTGACCACCAGGCTCAGTGGCTTGCCGAGCCGGCGCAGGCGCTCGCCGATCTCGTGGTCGCCGGCGGTGCAGCCGTCCTTGGCGTCGACCAGGAAGATGATCTGGTCCGCCTCCTCGATGGCGGCCTGGACCTGGCGCTGCATCAGGGCCTCGACCCCGTCGGCGTCGAAGCTGATCCCGCCGGTGTCGACCACCACGTAGGGGTTGGGACCGACGCGCCCGACCCCGTACTGGCGGTCGCGGGTGAGGCCGGGGAAGTTGGCCACGAGGGCGTCCCGGCTCTGGGTGAGCCGGTTGAACAGGGTGGACTTGCCGACATTCGGACGGCCCACCAGGGTGATGACGGGCAGCATGTCGGAGGTGCCTCTTTAGCGAGTGTTACGGGCTGGGTTCTGGGGGGGCGCCGCCGGCTTGGCCGGCGGATTCGCCGGGGCCTGGGGCGGCGACGCGGGTGCCGCCGGCGGTGCGGCGGTCGTCGGCTTGGCGGCCCTGGTCACTTGGGTGGGGCGTGCGGCCTCGTCCACGGCCGCCGCTGACTGGGCGCCGCCGCGGCTTCCCGCGGGGGCCGTGCCGGTACTGAGCACGGCCAGGGTGCCGTCGGTGGCGTAGACATAGAGCCGGTTGCCGACCACCAGGGGGCGGGCGGTGATGGCCTTCTTGCTCACCCGGGTGCGGCCGACCAAGCGGCCGTCGGCCTGGGCCAGCAGGTGCAGCCAGCCGTCCAGATCACCCACGGCGATCAGGTTGCCGAGCAGGGCCGGGGCGGTGAGCTGGCGGTTGCGCAGCCGTTCCTGTTTCCAGCGCCCAGCGCCGCCGACCGGGTCGGCGCCCCACACCAGGTCCGCGGAGTCGGTGATGAAGAGATTGGACTGCGTGGCGGCGAGCCCGGCGTGGGACGACAGTTCCCGGCGCCACAGCACGCCGCCGCCGTCCAGGTCGACCGCCGCCAGGTCGCCGTTGTAGGTGCCGACAAAGATGACCTTGCCGATGACCACCGGATCGGCGTCGATGTCCGTGATGCGGGCCAATTCCGAGCGTCCGCCCGGTGCGGTGATGATGACCTCCCACAATGGGGTACCGTCCGCCGGGTCGAGTTTGACCAGCTTGCCGCCGGCGAGCCCGACGAGGACCCCGGTGGGGGCGATCACGGGGGTACTGCTGCCGCGCAGCGTCAGCACCGGTGCCGGGTACGGGACCCGCCACAGTTCGCTGCCCTTGGCCTCATCCAGTGCGAGCACGGTGTCGTCGAGGGTGTGGATGATCACCTTGCCGTCGTCGGTGCGCCGGGGTACCGAGAGGACCTCCCCGCTGACCGGGGCGCGCCACAGTTGCTTGCCGTCGGTGCTCGACAGCGCGATGACCTGGCCGTCGCTGGTCCCCAGGATCAGGCGCTCGCCGGCCAGTTCCGGGCCGGCGCTCAGCGGCAGCTTCGTGTCCTTCTGCCACAGGACGCGGCCGCTGCCCGCATCCGCGGCGACCACGCGCCCGCGTGCGTCGGCCACGTAGACGCGGCCCCCGCTGACCGCCGGGACCAGATAGAGGCGCCGGCCCTCGCTGCCCCTGGTGAGGCGTGCCGACCACAGGGTGGTGGCGGTGACCTCGGGGACGATGGTGGTGAGTTTGGTCGCCGGGG
The DNA window shown above is from Candidatus Thiodictyon syntrophicum and carries:
- the bamB gene encoding outer membrane protein assembly factor BamB; this translates as MPIRHPAHRRARRTCTALLIAGILTGCSYIPWLGGEKDPTPATKLTTIVPEVTATTLWSARLTRGSEGRRLYLVPAVSGGRVYVADARGRVVAADAGSGRVLWQKDTKLPLSAGPELAGERLILGTSDGQVIALSSTDGKQLWRAPVSGEVLSVPRRTDDGKVIIHTLDDTVLALDEAKGSELWRVPYPAPVLTLRGSSTPVIAPTGVLVGLAGGKLVKLDPADGTPLWEVIITAPGGRSELARITDIDADPVVIGKVIFVGTYNGDLAAVDLDGGGVLWRRELSSHAGLAATQSNLFITDSADLVWGADPVGGAGRWKQERLRNRQLTAPALLGNLIAVGDLDGWLHLLAQADGRLVGRTRVSKKAITARPLVVGNRLYVYATDGTLAVLSTGTAPAGSRGGAQSAAAVDEAARPTQVTRAAKPTTAAPPAAPASPPQAPANPPAKPAAPPQNPARNTR
- the der gene encoding ribosome biogenesis GTPase Der, with amino-acid sequence MLPVITLVGRPNVGKSTLFNRLTQSRDALVANFPGLTRDRQYGVGRVGPNPYVVVDTGGISFDADGVEALMQRQVQAAIEEADQIIFLVDAKDGCTAGDHEIGERLRRLGKPLSLVVNKADHAERELVAAEFHALGLGDPVPISASQGRGVRTLMEGLLEELAFRAAQVVPDPDAEPTGADEGIKVAVVGRPNAGKSTLINRLLGEERLVTCDLPGTTRDSIFIPVEYRGRRYTLIDTAGVRRRGKVTDVIEKFSIIKTLQAIEACNVIIMVLDAHEGVGEQDATLAGHIIDSGRALVVAINKWDGLDTDARTQVHTQIERKLGFLDFAAQHRISALHGSGVGLLLDEVDRAYANAMRDIPTPEMTRLLEAAVQEHQPPLVHGRRIKLRYAHQGGRNPPLIIIHGNQTENVPDTYRRYLINRFRKDLGLSGTPLRIEFKSGTNPFKGIKNNLTERQIKHRARLKAYVRRK